A window from Dermacentor albipictus isolate Rhodes 1998 colony chromosome 10, USDA_Dalb.pri_finalv2, whole genome shotgun sequence encodes these proteins:
- the LOC135900849 gene encoding uncharacterized protein, whose translation MHSNEMQPDTETTGTTEQQDVSAVSIRLPPYWDRNPAVWFLQAESQFILSGVRTEQRKYHLVVSALSPTAAEEVADLLSGPPPATPYSDLKAALLERTTTSQRARMQQLLSAEDLGDRRPSQLLRRMRQLMSDNTTVSDDRLLRELFMQRLPVNVQMVLATATVMDLNSLASLADKVMEVVTPAVCNVTSSSTTASSAPQTSSSAESPIDVLCNRLEQLVCAAERHRTSPRHGRYRSSSRSRRPREERSRSQTPPRVCFYHRRFGQEARHCLRPCAWQGNQPADL comes from the coding sequence ATGCACAGCAACGAGATGCAACCAGACACTGAAACTACGGGCACGACCGAGCAACAAGACGTCTCCGCGGTTTCCATCCGACTCCCACCATACTGGGACCGCAACCCTGCAGTTTGGTTTCTGCAAGCGGAATCGCAATTTATTCTCTCTGGCGTTCGCACGGAACAACGCAAGTACCACCTAGTTGTTTCGGCACTGTCGCCTACTGCTGCAGAAGAAGTTGCCGACCTGCTTTCTGGACCGCCTCCCGCCACTCCATACAGCGATCTTAAGGCTGCCCTTCTCGAACGCACAACAACATCGCAGCGAGCCCGCATGCAACAGTTGCTCTCCGCAGAGGACTTGGGAGACCGTCGGCCAAGCCAGCTCCTTCGCCGTATGCGACAGCTCATGAGCGACAACACAACAGTAAGCGATGACCGCCTCCTGCGAGAACTGTTCATGCAGCGCCTTCCAGTAAACGTTCAGATGGTACTCGCTACAGCCACGGTGATGGACCTCAACAGCCTGGCCAGCTTGGCGGACAAAGTCATGGAGGTGGTGACGCCAGCGGTGTGCAACGTAACATCATCCAGCACCACCGCGAGTTCAGCGCCACAAACATCATCCTCCGCCGAGTCTCCCATCGACGTGCTCTGCAATCGCCTTGAACAATTAGTGTGTGCTGCGGAGCGTCATCGCACTTCACCCCGTCACGGAAGGTACCGCAGCTCGAGTAGATCACGGCGTCCAAGAGAAGAACGCTCCCGGTCTCAAACGCCACCACGGGTATGCTTTTATCACCGCCGCTTCGGGCAGGAGGCGCGCCACTGCCTCCGTCCTTGTGCATGGCAGGGAAACCAGCCGGCCGACCTTTAA